The Theropithecus gelada isolate Dixy chromosome 11, Tgel_1.0, whole genome shotgun sequence genome includes a region encoding these proteins:
- the LOC112634979 gene encoding zinc finger protein 239-like translates to MCNLDFTPNAYLARRRFECDGGGNLFLYSKLETPPLGANARGRHQCGSALSCDEGFPAAQGASSEKPHACTKCGKAFCRSALMVHHGVHTGERSFACSERGRGSREKVCPDKQGTQTKEKPGRDGRRGKTIFQRAGLCVPGTVHAGAKPYRCSECEKTFSHKSRLIEHRRSHTGVKPYGCRECGRSFSRKSCLLINARIHTGEKPYGYRECGPSFSRKSCLLIHARIHTGEKRYGCGDCGKAFFQKSYLILHRRTHTRGSPMAAPSAGTPPPRTPTSCRTGGPTLGGNHTSAPTAERPSPRTPASCRTGGPTWGETVPVLRLREDLLPEGEPHPPSPDPHEGEAARVKRPRGHHRVTARGRRASRKDIPRETALNRNPTPP, encoded by the coding sequence ATGTGTAACCTGGACTTCACTCCTAACGCCTACCTGGCGAGGAGGAGATTTGAGTGCGACGGCGGTGGAAACTTGTTCCTCTATTCGAAACTTGAAACTCCACCTTTAGGAGCGAATGCACGCGGACGTCACCAGTGTGGAAGTGCTTTAAGCTGTGACGAGGGATTTCCTGCAGCTCAAGGAGCCAGTAGTGAGAAACCCCACGCATGCACCAAGTGTGGGAAAGCCTTCTGCAGATCGGCCCTCATGGTGCATCACGGGGTCCACACGGGGGAGAGATCCTTTGCGTGCAGTGAACGGGGGCGTGGTTCCAGGGAGAAAGTTTGCCCCGACAAACAGGGAACTCAAACAAAGGAGAAACCCGGTAGAGACGGCAGAAGGGGTAAAACAATCTTCCAGAGGGCAGGCCTCTGTGTCCCAGGGACAGTTCACGCGGGAGCAAAGCCTTACAGGTGTTCCGAGTGCGAGAAAACCTTCTCCCACAAGTCGCGCCTCATCGAGCACCGTCGCTCCCACACGGGGGTGAAGCCCTACGGCTGCAGGGAATGCGGGCGGTCCTTCTCCCGGAAATCGTGCCTCCTCATTAACGCCAGAATCCACACAGGGGAGAAGCCCTACGGCTACAGGGAATGCGGGCCGTCCTTCTCCCGGAAATCTTGTCTCCTCATCCACGCCAGAATCCACACGGGGGAGAAGCGGTACGGCTGCGGCGACTGCGGAAAGGCCTTTTTCCAGAAGTCCTACCTCATCCTGCATCGGAGGACTCACACCAGGGGAAGCCCCATGGCTGCGCCGAGTGCGGGAACGCCGCCTCCTAGAACTCCTACCTCCTGCCGCACAGGCGGACCCACATTGGGAGGAAACCATACCAGTGCTCCGACTGCGGAAAGACCTTCTCCCAGAACTCCTGCCTCCTGCCGCACAGGCGGACCCACATGGGGGGAAACCGTACCAGTGCTCCGACTGCGGGAAGACCTTCTCCCAGAAGGCGAACCTCATCCGCCATCACCAGATCCACACGAGGGAGAAGCTGCACGGGTGAAGAGGCCGCGGGGTCATCACAGAGTCACAGCACGAGGTCGCCGAGCCTCTAGGAAGGACATCCCCAGGGAGACAGCCCTCAATCGAAACCCGACGCCCCCCTAG